Proteins encoded by one window of Homoserinimonas aerilata:
- a CDS encoding DNA repair helicase XPB, with the protein MTDGPLIVQSDRTVLLEVAHPDAADARHDLAIFAELERAPEHIHTYRITRLGLWNARAAGHTADDMLATLERYSKFPIPQSVSIDIAETVGRYGRLVIDRDEDGTLTLTASDAAVLAEIGRAKKVAGLLFEKREPNTYVVQQWARGELKQQLLKLGWPAEDLAGYTPGTPHDIELDTADWHLRPYQEQAVDNFFEHGSGVVVLPCGAGKTLVGAGAMAAVKANTLILVTNTVSARQWRSELLRRTNLTEDEIGEYSGQVKEVKPVTIATYQILTAKRKGQYAHLALLDALDWGLVVYDEVHLLPAPVFKLTAELQARRRLGLTATLVREDGREGDVFSLIGPKRFDAPWKEIEAQGFISPASCYEVRIDLPQEQRLQYAASADDERYRLAATAPAKLEVVRELVKRHVGERILVIGQYLDQIDELADALGAPSLTGSTPVAERERLYQEFRDGRLTVLVVSKVANFSVDLPEATVAIQVSGSFGSRQEEAQRLGRLLRPKESGLPANFYTLVARDTVDQDFAQNRQRFLAEQGYSYEILDAHSLAA; encoded by the coding sequence ATGACTGACGGCCCCCTCATCGTGCAGAGCGACCGGACCGTGCTGCTGGAGGTCGCGCATCCGGATGCCGCCGACGCGCGCCACGATCTGGCCATCTTCGCCGAACTCGAACGTGCCCCCGAGCACATCCACACCTACCGCATCACCCGTCTGGGCCTGTGGAATGCGCGCGCCGCCGGCCACACGGCCGACGACATGCTGGCGACCCTGGAGCGGTACAGCAAGTTCCCCATCCCGCAGTCGGTGTCGATCGATATCGCCGAGACGGTGGGCCGTTACGGCCGCCTGGTGATCGACCGTGACGAGGATGGCACGCTCACCCTGACGGCGTCGGATGCTGCGGTGCTGGCCGAGATCGGCCGCGCCAAGAAGGTGGCCGGGCTGCTGTTCGAGAAGCGCGAACCCAACACCTATGTGGTGCAGCAGTGGGCGCGCGGCGAGCTGAAGCAGCAGCTGCTGAAGCTGGGCTGGCCTGCCGAGGATCTCGCCGGCTACACCCCGGGCACCCCGCATGACATCGAGCTCGACACGGCCGACTGGCATCTGCGCCCGTACCAGGAGCAGGCGGTGGATAACTTCTTCGAGCACGGCTCGGGCGTTGTGGTGCTGCCGTGTGGTGCGGGCAAGACGCTTGTCGGCGCGGGTGCGATGGCCGCGGTGAAGGCGAACACGCTCATCCTGGTCACGAACACGGTTTCGGCGAGGCAGTGGCGCAGCGAGCTGCTACGGCGCACGAATCTCACGGAGGATGAGATCGGCGAGTATTCGGGGCAGGTGAAGGAGGTCAAGCCGGTCACGATCGCGACCTACCAGATCCTCACCGCCAAGCGGAAGGGCCAGTACGCGCACCTCGCCCTGCTCGATGCGCTCGACTGGGGCCTCGTCGTGTACGACGAGGTGCATCTGCTGCCGGCGCCCGTGTTCAAGTTGACGGCGGAGCTGCAGGCGCGCCGCCGGCTGGGCCTCACCGCCACCCTGGTGCGGGAGGACGGCCGCGAGGGCGACGTGTTCAGCCTCATCGGGCCGAAGCGTTTCGATGCTCCCTGGAAGGAGATCGAGGCGCAGGGTTTCATCTCCCCCGCTTCCTGCTACGAGGTGCGCATCGATCTGCCGCAGGAGCAGCGCCTGCAGTATGCGGCGTCCGCCGATGACGAGCGCTACCGTCTGGCGGCGACGGCCCCCGCGAAGCTTGAGGTCGTGCGCGAACTCGTCAAACGGCATGTGGGTGAGCGCATCCTCGTGATCGGCCAGTACCTCGACCAGATCGACGAGCTGGCGGATGCTCTGGGTGCGCCTTCACTGACCGGCAGCACGCCTGTCGCCGAACGCGAGCGGCTCTACCAGGAGTTCCGCGACGGGCGGCTGACCGTTCTGGTCGTCTCCAAGGTGGCGAATTTCTCGGTGGATCTGCCGGAGGCGACTGTCGCCATCCAGGTTTCCGGTTCGTTCGGGTCACGCCAGGAGGAGGCGCAGCGCCTCGGCCGGCTGCTGCGTCCGAAGGAGTCCGGTCTGCCCGCGAACTTCTATACGCTCGTCGCCCGCGACACGGTCGACCAGGACTTCGCGCAGAACCGGCAGCGCTTCCTGGCGGAGCAGGGCTACTCGTACGAGATCCTCGACGCGCACAGCCTCGCCGCCTGA
- a CDS encoding response regulator transcription factor — translation MSDGPKILIVDDEPNIRDLLTTSLRFAGFAVRAVGNGAQAISAVLEEEPDLIILDVMLPDMNGFGVTKRLRSSGYTSPILFLTAKDDTEDKITGLTVGGDDYVTKPFSLDEIVARIKAILRRTMQDEEDAIIRTGELTMDQDTHEVTVGNEQVELSPTEFKLLRYLMLNPNRVLSKAQILDHVWEYDFNGDAGIVESYVSYLRRKLDQYSEEPIIQTKRGFGYMLKVDKA, via the coding sequence ATGAGCGATGGACCCAAGATTCTGATCGTCGATGACGAGCCGAACATCCGCGACCTTCTCACCACCAGCCTCCGCTTCGCCGGTTTCGCCGTGCGCGCGGTCGGCAACGGAGCCCAGGCCATCTCGGCCGTGCTCGAGGAGGAACCCGACCTCATCATCCTCGACGTCATGCTCCCCGACATGAACGGTTTCGGCGTGACCAAGCGGCTGCGCTCCTCCGGCTACACCTCCCCCATCCTGTTCCTCACCGCGAAGGACGACACCGAGGACAAGATCACCGGCCTCACCGTCGGCGGCGACGACTACGTCACCAAGCCGTTCAGCCTCGACGAGATCGTCGCCCGCATCAAGGCCATCCTGCGGCGCACGATGCAGGACGAAGAGGATGCCATCATCCGCACCGGCGAACTCACCATGGACCAGGACACGCACGAGGTCACCGTCGGCAACGAGCAGGTCGAGCTGAGCCCGACCGAGTTCAAGCTGCTGCGCTACCTCATGCTCAACCCCAACCGGGTGCTCAGCAAGGCGCAGATCCTCGACCACGTCTGGGAGTACGACTTCAACGGCGACGCCGGCATCGTCGAGTCGTACGTCTCCTACCTGCGCCGCAAGCTCGACCAATACTCCGAGGAGCCCATCATCCAGACCAAGCGCGGCTTCGGCTACATGCTCAAGGTCGACAAGGCATAG
- a CDS encoding pyrimidine reductase family protein: MSDIRMLGAADERGISDDELTALYEVRDRTKPWLRANFISSVDGAATHDGLSGGLGTPADRRVFDVLRRLADVIVVGAGTVRAEGYGGVRLDDDAVAWRTARGLPEQPVFAIVSRRLDLDPDSDVFTKAARRPIVLSCEAAPDAQRAALSKVADVIDCGQTSVDTLQLKERLAERGLPQQHSEGGPHLFGAMIEEGSIDELCLTVSPRLEGGTARRITDGHLATSRELRLAHALAADDGTLLLRYVRA, translated from the coding sequence ATGAGTGACATCCGGATGCTCGGCGCGGCCGACGAACGCGGCATCAGCGACGACGAACTCACCGCGCTCTACGAGGTGCGCGACCGCACGAAGCCGTGGCTGCGTGCGAACTTCATTTCGAGCGTCGACGGTGCCGCAACCCACGACGGGCTCTCCGGTGGGCTCGGCACACCCGCCGACCGGCGCGTGTTCGACGTGCTGCGCCGACTCGCCGACGTCATCGTCGTCGGCGCCGGAACGGTGCGCGCCGAAGGCTACGGCGGGGTGCGCCTCGACGACGACGCCGTCGCCTGGCGCACCGCCCGCGGCCTGCCCGAGCAGCCCGTGTTCGCCATCGTCAGCCGGCGGCTCGACCTCGACCCCGACAGCGACGTGTTCACCAAGGCGGCACGCCGGCCGATCGTACTCAGCTGCGAGGCAGCCCCAGATGCGCAGCGTGCCGCACTGTCGAAGGTGGCCGACGTGATCGACTGCGGGCAGACATCCGTCGATACCCTCCAACTGAAAGAGCGGCTCGCCGAACGCGGCCTGCCGCAGCAGCACAGCGAAGGCGGCCCGCACCTGTTCGGGGCGATGATCGAGGAGGGCTCCATCGACGAGCTGTGCCTGACAGTCAGCCCGCGGCTCGAAGGCGGCACCGCCCGGCGCATCACCGACGGGCACCTCGCGACGTCACGCGAACTGCGACTCGCGCACGCGCTCGCCGCCGACGACGGAACACTGCTGCTGCGGTACGTGCGCGCCTGA
- the folP gene encoding dihydropteroate synthase: MSFTLPPLTSPLRRIGAHEFDFSKRVAVMAIINRTPDSFYDGGRNFALDAAVAAALQAVEDGADWVDIGGVPFAPGEPLPVEEEAERVVPVIEAVRAASDVVISVDTFHAEVARRSIAAGADVINDTTGLSDPDLVGIVAASDASLVITHSLAKPRTQYPRPRYMDVAGEVAGFLRRKADGAVQAGLPARRIIIDPGPDLNKNTLHTLELLRRLDEIAAIGLPLLAALSNKDFIGETLDLPKEQRLEGSLATVVTAVLQGARIVRVHEVAPTVTAVRMAEAVLGLREPAYLRHNMGEANE, from the coding sequence ATGAGCTTCACGCTGCCGCCGCTGACGTCGCCGCTTCGCCGCATCGGCGCGCACGAGTTCGACTTCTCGAAACGGGTCGCCGTCATGGCGATCATCAACCGAACCCCCGACTCCTTCTACGACGGCGGTAGGAACTTCGCGCTCGACGCCGCCGTGGCCGCCGCACTGCAGGCCGTCGAGGACGGTGCCGACTGGGTCGACATCGGCGGGGTGCCGTTCGCCCCGGGCGAGCCTCTCCCCGTCGAGGAGGAGGCCGAGCGGGTCGTGCCGGTCATCGAGGCTGTGCGCGCAGCATCCGATGTCGTCATCTCGGTTGACACGTTCCATGCGGAGGTGGCGCGCCGCAGCATCGCCGCCGGCGCCGACGTGATCAACGACACGACAGGGCTCAGCGACCCGGACCTCGTGGGGATCGTCGCCGCCTCGGATGCCTCGCTCGTCATAACGCACAGCCTCGCCAAGCCGCGCACCCAGTACCCGCGCCCCCGCTACATGGACGTGGCCGGCGAGGTGGCCGGCTTCCTGCGCCGCAAGGCCGACGGGGCGGTGCAGGCCGGGCTGCCCGCGCGACGCATCATCATCGACCCCGGGCCCGACCTCAACAAGAACACGCTTCACACCCTGGAGCTGCTGCGCAGGCTCGACGAGATCGCGGCCATCGGGCTGCCGCTGCTGGCGGCGCTGTCAAACAAGGACTTCATCGGTGAGACCCTCGACCTGCCCAAGGAGCAGCGACTCGAAGGATCCCTCGCGACGGTCGTCACCGCGGTGCTGCAGGGGGCCCGCATCGTGCGCGTGCACGAGGTCGCGCCCACCGTCACCGCCGTGCGCATGGCCGAAGCGGTGCTGGGGCTGCGCGAGCCCGCCTACCTGCGGCACAACATGGGAGAAGCAAATGAGTGA
- a CDS encoding NAD(P)/FAD-dependent oxidoreductase → MSTDTILIIGAGLAGATAAEELRTAGFDGTIQMLGAERHLPYLRPPLSKGYLLGKEDRDSVFVKPAEWYAENDVEVDVAEGSRVASVDLAGHHVTLTDDRTLPYDRLLLATGAQPRRLDVPGADARGIHYLRTLENSLELKKALSDGGRRVVVIGAGWIGLELAAAARGYNNEVTVVGHGDTPLAAALGTELGTMFKQLHEQNGVEFRMPAAANSFTVRDGAVVGVMTDAGELPADLVIVGAGATPDTVLAEAAGLEVDNGVLVDESLRSSDPDVFAAGDVANPFNAYLGERLRSEHWANAIDSGKVAARSILGQPAALDVVPYFYTDQYDLGMEFAGYSPLLQDARVVYRGDREKREFVAFWLRGDRLVAGMNVNVWDVNDDIKALISGGRAVDAAKLADPDAPLASAAGE, encoded by the coding sequence ATGAGCACGGACACCATCCTGATCATCGGAGCAGGGCTTGCAGGCGCCACCGCCGCAGAAGAGCTCCGCACCGCCGGATTCGACGGAACCATCCAGATGCTCGGCGCGGAACGCCACCTCCCCTATCTGCGCCCGCCGCTCTCGAAGGGGTACCTGCTCGGTAAGGAAGACCGCGACAGCGTGTTCGTGAAACCGGCGGAGTGGTACGCCGAGAACGATGTCGAGGTGGATGTCGCCGAAGGCAGCCGCGTCGCATCCGTCGACCTCGCCGGGCACCACGTCACGCTCACCGACGACCGCACGCTGCCGTACGACAGGCTGCTGCTCGCGACGGGGGCGCAGCCGCGACGGCTCGACGTTCCCGGGGCCGATGCCCGTGGCATCCACTATCTGCGCACCCTCGAGAACAGCCTCGAACTGAAGAAGGCGCTGTCGGATGGCGGCCGTCGCGTCGTCGTCATCGGTGCCGGCTGGATCGGCCTCGAACTGGCCGCAGCCGCCCGCGGCTACAACAACGAGGTCACCGTCGTCGGGCACGGCGACACGCCCCTCGCCGCCGCACTCGGCACCGAACTGGGCACCATGTTCAAGCAACTGCACGAACAGAACGGCGTCGAATTCCGGATGCCCGCAGCGGCCAACTCCTTCACCGTGCGAGACGGGGCGGTCGTGGGCGTGATGACGGATGCGGGCGAACTGCCCGCCGATCTCGTCATCGTCGGAGCCGGAGCCACCCCCGACACGGTGCTCGCCGAGGCGGCCGGTCTCGAGGTCGACAACGGTGTTCTCGTCGACGAATCACTGCGCAGCAGCGACCCGGACGTGTTCGCGGCAGGCGACGTCGCCAACCCCTTCAACGCCTACCTGGGCGAGCGGCTCAGGAGCGAACACTGGGCGAACGCCATCGACAGCGGAAAGGTGGCGGCTCGCAGCATCCTGGGCCAGCCTGCCGCGCTCGACGTCGTGCCCTACTTCTACACCGACCAGTACGACCTGGGCATGGAGTTCGCCGGCTACAGCCCGCTGCTGCAGGACGCCCGGGTCGTGTACCGCGGCGACCGCGAGAAGCGGGAATTCGTGGCGTTCTGGTTGCGCGGCGACAGACTCGTCGCCGGGATGAACGTGAACGTGTGGGACGTGAACGACGACATCAAGGCGCTCATCTCCGGCGGCAGAGCAGTCGACGCGGCGAAGCTCGCCGACCCGGATGCGCCGCTGGCCTCCGCGGCGGGCGAATAG